The following are from one region of the Ignavibacteriota bacterium genome:
- a CDS encoding penicillin-binding protein 1C, translating into MHFELLKKYDRTIKIVFTILLLFIVLDLLFPLPSKKEFSKEIHSKDGTLLTAYLTCDDKWRLRTELDEISPELIKAIVEKEDSWFYWHPGINPIAVVRAFYKNVSAGETQLGASTITMQVARMLEPKKRTYFNKLGEMFRAIQLEIKYSKKEILELYLSLLPFGGNIEGVKSASYIYFNRPPDKLSLAQAITLAIIPNDPNNLRLDRRQSINYIDNVIPGNGATRESNNQNLLSDSEQVGMVKDYLISVIQKRNYWINKFSEEKIFSSSDLNDALNEPIENNRYSIPVLAPHFSYYIKENFHGDIINTTLELPIQQMVENLLKRNVNKVFYKGITNGAVLIIDNRNSSVVAYCGSADFYDESSFGQVNGITAIRSPGSTLKAALYAYAFDEGNLTPQMKFADIPTDFHGYQPENYDLKFYGNVSTEFALVNSLNIPAVKLLEQIGLNNFTSFLEGCGFNQIQKQKNQLGLSMILGGCGTNLQELTRLFTAFARNGKLYPINFILENEEQEGTQIFSESSSYLIADILSGVNRSDIANLSNDSKLPKFAWKTGTSYGKRDAWAIGFNPNYTIGVWMGNFNGVGSTNLSGSEIAVPLLFDLFNSIDLPVRQAGYNSDVKWFEAPEELITRKVCRESGMIPTQYCPSIISDYAIKNKSHNQVCDIHKPVYVNLDETIQYCTSCLPSSEYKKEVFAVYQPELSVWLYQNKFDYKKPPIHNPDCSAIYAESGPKILSPSEDYEYFLEKDSKQEILLLAASDSRVKTHYWYVNEKFLKKTKPGERVFFIPNEKELKITCLDDRGRDGSVHVSIKYY; encoded by the coding sequence ATGCATTTTGAACTATTAAAAAAATATGATCGTACAATAAAGATTGTCTTCACAATACTGTTACTTTTTATTGTGCTGGATTTGCTTTTTCCATTACCATCGAAAAAGGAATTCTCAAAAGAAATACATTCAAAAGACGGAACACTATTAACTGCTTACCTGACATGTGATGATAAGTGGAGATTGAGAACAGAACTTGATGAAATTTCTCCTGAACTCATCAAAGCAATAGTTGAAAAGGAAGACAGTTGGTTTTACTGGCATCCGGGAATAAATCCAATTGCTGTAGTTCGCGCTTTTTATAAAAATGTAAGTGCAGGAGAGACTCAGCTTGGAGCATCAACAATAACGATGCAGGTCGCACGAATGCTTGAACCAAAAAAGAGAACGTACTTTAATAAACTCGGTGAAATGTTTCGTGCGATTCAACTTGAGATTAAATATTCAAAAAAAGAAATTCTTGAACTCTATCTGAGCCTTCTTCCTTTCGGCGGAAATATTGAAGGAGTAAAGTCAGCATCATACATTTACTTTAACAGACCACCGGATAAATTAAGTCTTGCTCAAGCAATAACACTTGCAATCATTCCAAATGATCCAAATAATCTTCGTTTGGATCGAAGACAATCAATTAATTACATTGATAATGTCATTCCCGGGAACGGAGCGACTCGGGAATCTAACAATCAAAATCTTTTGTCAGATTCCGAACAAGTCGGAATGGTAAAGGATTACCTAATATCAGTTATTCAGAAAAGAAATTACTGGATAAACAAGTTCAGTGAAGAAAAAATATTTTCATCCTCAGACTTAAATGATGCACTCAATGAGCCGATAGAAAACAATCGATATTCAATTCCGGTTCTTGCACCTCACTTTTCATATTATATAAAAGAAAATTTTCACGGTGATATAATTAATACCACACTTGAACTTCCAATTCAACAGATGGTAGAAAATTTATTAAAGAGAAATGTCAACAAAGTTTTTTATAAAGGAATTACAAACGGCGCTGTTCTGATCATTGACAACAGAAATTCATCAGTCGTTGCTTACTGTGGTTCCGCTGATTTTTATGATGAAAGTTCATTCGGACAGGTAAACGGAATTACTGCAATCCGTTCACCCGGTTCAACACTCAAAGCTGCACTTTATGCTTATGCATTTGATGAAGGAAATTTAACTCCGCAAATGAAGTTCGCTGATATTCCAACTGACTTTCACGGATATCAACCTGAAAATTATGATCTGAAATTTTATGGAAACGTTTCAACAGAATTTGCTCTTGTAAATTCACTAAACATTCCGGCGGTAAAATTGCTTGAGCAAATTGGATTAAATAATTTCACTAGTTTTCTCGAAGGATGTGGATTCAATCAAATACAAAAACAAAAAAATCAGCTTGGACTTTCGATGATCCTCGGCGGCTGCGGAACTAATCTTCAGGAACTAACGAGGTTGTTTACTGCATTTGCGAGAAACGGAAAATTATATCCGATAAATTTTATACTTGAGAATGAAGAACAGGAAGGAACTCAAATTTTTTCCGAATCATCATCATACTTGATTGCAGATATTCTTTCGGGAGTAAACCGGAGTGATATTGCAAATCTTTCGAACGATTCAAAGCTGCCAAAGTTTGCTTGGAAGACAGGTACTTCGTACGGCAAAAGAGATGCATGGGCAATTGGATTCAATCCAAACTATACTATCGGAGTCTGGATGGGCAACTTCAATGGAGTTGGTTCAACAAATTTATCTGGGAGTGAAATTGCAGTTCCGTTATTGTTCGATTTGTTCAATTCAATTGACCTGCCTGTCCGGCAGGCAGGCTACAATTCGGACGTAAAATGGTTCGAAGCACCGGAAGAATTAATAACAAGAAAAGTTTGCAGAGAAAGCGGAATGATTCCGACTCAGTATTGTCCAAGTATAATTTCAGATTATGCGATTAAAAATAAATCTCACAATCAAGTCTGTGATATTCACAAACCAGTTTACGTAAATCTCGATGAAACGATTCAGTATTGCACAAGCTGTCTGCCTTCATCAGAATATAAAAAAGAAGTGTTTGCAGTTTATCAACCTGAACTTTCTGTTTGGCTTTATCAAAATAAATTTGATTACAAAAAACCTCCGATTCATAATCCGGATTGCTCTGCAATATACGCTGAAAGCGGTCCGAAAATTTTATCACCATCAGAAGATTATGAATATTTTCTTGAGAAAGATTCGAAGCAGGAAATTCTTTTGCTTGCTGCTTCAGATAGCCGAGTGAAAACTCACTACTGGTATGTGAATGAAAAGTTCTTAAAAAAAACTAAACCTGGTGAACGTGTTTTCTTCATTCCCAATGAAAAGGAATTGAAAATTACCTGTCTCGATGACAGAGGAAGAGATGGAAGTGTTCATGTCAGCATCAAGTATTATTGA
- a CDS encoding GxxExxY protein — MEEYLHKELTSKIIQAFYKVYNTLGYGFLEKVYENAMRIELNKMGIFVEQQKNIKVYYESEMIGDYFADLLIEKLVIVELKAAENICEEHEAQLLNYLKATDVEVGLLLNFGKMPEVRRKIFMNKNKKLNSDQR, encoded by the coding sequence ATGGAAGAGTATCTACATAAAGAATTAACTTCAAAAATAATACAGGCATTTTATAAAGTTTATAATACTCTCGGTTATGGATTTCTGGAGAAAGTGTACGAGAATGCAATGAGAATTGAACTAAACAAAATGGGAATTTTTGTTGAGCAGCAAAAGAATATTAAAGTTTATTATGAATCAGAAATGATCGGAGATTATTTTGCCGATCTTTTAATTGAAAAATTGGTTATAGTAGAATTAAAAGCTGCTGAAAATATTTGTGAAGAACACGAAGCGCAATTACTAAATTATTTAAAAGCAACAGATGTTGAAGTTGGATTACTTTTGAATTTCGGAAAAATGCCTGAAGTAAGAAGAAAAATATTTATGAATAAAAACAAAAAATTAAATTCAGATCAGCGATAA